Proteins found in one Terriglobia bacterium genomic segment:
- a CDS encoding RNA polymerase sigma factor, producing the protein MPRLQEGLVLDADGLVDDCKSGRLSAYDRLYEAHGVRMKSIAFNLLGNVPDAEDAVQEAFLKIYRSVCGFKGEASFMTWIYRVLVNTCYDLLRSRRRREPEAGGTMTEALGGCAAPNACADHPLRLTLEQSLKRLPERGRAVFLLFEVEGFRHREIAGILNIAEGTSKSILFEAKRELQRLMRTGNEARA; encoded by the coding sequence TTGCCGCGCCTCCAAGAGGGATTGGTCTTGGATGCCGATGGGCTGGTCGACGACTGCAAGAGCGGCAGGCTCTCGGCCTACGACCGGCTCTATGAAGCCCATGGTGTGCGCATGAAAAGCATCGCCTTCAATTTGCTGGGCAACGTGCCGGATGCGGAGGATGCCGTGCAGGAAGCGTTCCTGAAGATCTACCGCAGCGTCTGCGGTTTCAAGGGCGAGGCCTCATTCATGACCTGGATCTACCGTGTGCTGGTAAACACCTGTTACGACCTGCTGCGCTCCCGGCGCCGGCGCGAGCCGGAAGCCGGGGGAACGATGACGGAGGCGCTCGGCGGCTGCGCTGCCCCAAACGCGTGCGCCGATCACCCACTGCGCCTCACCTTGGAACAGTCGCTGAAGCGCCTCCCCGAGCGCGGCCGGGCCGTGTTCCTGCTGTTCGAAGTCGAGGGTTTCCGGCATCGTGAAATCGCCGGGATCCTGAACATCGCCGAGGGAACGTCCAAGAGCATTCTGTTCGAGGCCAAGCGGGAACTGCAGCGGCTGATGCGCACCGGCAATGAAGCGAGGGCTTGA
- a CDS encoding VWA domain-containing protein translates to MSMHTRSLGCFHQIAASVLLSILIVPPLRAQVQKLPPGQKAEPSGAAIRVNVALVQTDVMVFDRQGHFVSDLKPEQFELRVDGKVQPISFFELVSAGSSHDEEIWAKAEAKPTPAPPQPAATGTNPGRTLLLFLDDWHLAEDSVMRSRAALTNLINASMGPRDRFGIFAASGQLGFAQQLTNDKGALLATLEKLNFQSAGVKDLQWPPMTEAQAVAIEQNDWDAITYFVQAITGKPVVRDNRGWTLPFDRFSNLGRECDDAEKTTRRRAADLAQTSAGIGERFLSALRNLLRAAEALPGRKLVFLLSDGFVLQPQRGDIVARIGEVTTAAARAGILIYTLDARGLVVGLPDARTKRAGDMTGALAHSGVNEVTSSQDALNALAADTGGRFLKNTNALDTALITTLTEISRYYLLGWHLNPDALLPGKYSTIRASIKGRSGLSVRVRQGSLDLSQLVSKKQGSR, encoded by the coding sequence GTGAGCATGCACACTCGTTCCCTTGGCTGCTTCCATCAGATCGCGGCTTCCGTCCTGTTGTCCATCCTGATTGTACCTCCATTACGGGCTCAGGTTCAAAAGCTACCCCCCGGGCAGAAGGCGGAACCCTCCGGCGCTGCCATCCGTGTCAATGTCGCGCTGGTGCAGACCGATGTGATGGTGTTCGACCGCCAGGGGCATTTCGTAAGTGATCTGAAGCCGGAGCAGTTCGAGTTGCGGGTCGACGGCAAGGTGCAGCCGATCTCGTTTTTCGAACTGGTATCCGCAGGTAGTTCCCATGATGAGGAGATCTGGGCGAAAGCGGAAGCCAAGCCTACGCCGGCACCGCCGCAGCCGGCAGCGACCGGAACAAATCCCGGGCGGACGCTGCTGCTTTTTCTCGACGATTGGCACTTGGCCGAAGACAGCGTCATGCGGTCACGAGCCGCTCTGACCAATCTTATCAATGCTTCGATGGGACCCAGGGACCGATTCGGCATTTTTGCGGCCTCGGGACAACTTGGATTCGCGCAGCAACTCACGAACGATAAGGGTGCTTTGCTGGCTACCCTGGAGAAGCTCAACTTTCAAAGCGCGGGGGTGAAGGACCTGCAGTGGCCGCCCATGACCGAAGCGCAGGCGGTTGCGATCGAACAGAACGACTGGGATGCCATTACCTACTTCGTGCAGGCGATAACAGGAAAACCTGTGGTGAGGGACAACCGGGGATGGACACTGCCGTTTGATCGGTTTTCAAACCTCGGCAGGGAGTGCGATGACGCAGAGAAGACGACCCGCAGGAGGGCTGCCGACCTTGCTCAAACATCTGCGGGCATCGGCGAGAGGTTTCTTTCGGCCCTGCGCAATCTTCTGCGCGCCGCCGAAGCTCTGCCGGGACGCAAACTGGTTTTTCTCTTGTCCGATGGTTTCGTCCTTCAACCGCAACGAGGCGATATCGTCGCGAGAATAGGCGAAGTGACCACTGCCGCTGCGCGTGCGGGGATTCTGATCTACACCCTGGATGCCCGGGGCCTCGTGGTTGGCCTGCCGGATGCGAGAACGAAGCGGGCCGGGGATATGACCGGGGCTCTGGCGCACAGCGGCGTCAACGAAGTGACTTCGTCGCAAGACGCACTCAATGCGCTTGCCGCCGATACCGGCGGGCGGTTCCTCAAAAATACCAATGCGCTGGACACGGCCCTGATCACGACCCTGACGGAAATATCGCGATACTACCTGTTGGGCTGGCACCTCAATCCGGACGCGCTGCTGCCGGGCAAATACAGCACCATCCGCGCCTCCATCAAAGGTCGCTCGGGCCTGAGCGTGCGCGTGCGCCAGGGATCCCTCGACCTGTCACAGCTCGTTTCCAAGAAGCAGGGGAGCCGTTGA
- a CDS encoding DinB family protein codes for MDWTQLLKGEIENTYTTTLRLLDRVNPDSLDWKPESGANWMTVRQLLKHISNACGGGCKGFISGDWGLPAGVKMEDLSPEEMLPPAEKLPGIESVEKARKILLEDKAIALQMIHRAGEDDLANKEVAAPWAPGEKFALGWHLLQMVRHLDRHKGQLFYYLKLQGQPVNTVDLWG; via the coding sequence GTGGACTGGACACAGCTCTTGAAAGGTGAGATCGAAAACACTTACACAACCACCCTGAGACTCTTGGACAGAGTTAATCCGGACAGTCTCGATTGGAAACCTGAGAGCGGCGCTAACTGGATGACCGTCAGGCAACTCCTGAAGCACATCAGCAACGCCTGTGGGGGCGGATGCAAAGGATTCATCTCCGGTGACTGGGGCCTGCCGGCGGGCGTGAAGATGGAAGATCTTTCCCCGGAAGAAATGCTGCCGCCGGCCGAAAAACTGCCTGGAATAGAGAGTGTCGAGAAGGCCAGGAAGATACTCCTGGAGGACAAAGCCATCGCGCTCCAGATGATCCATCGTGCCGGCGAGGATGATCTGGCCAATAAAGAGGTCGCAGCTCCCTGGGCTCCCGGCGAAAAATTCGCCCTTGGATGGCATCTCCTTCAGATGGTACGGCATCTCGATCGACACAAAGGGCAACTTTTCTACTATTTGAAGCTGCAGGGACAACCCGTCAATACCGTTGACCTCTGGGGTTAA
- a CDS encoding polymer-forming cytoskeletal protein, translated as MIWKKPEADEVPVQPLAQPLPPPLPPPKPQVQPAPKREQALIGPSIELKGTLSGGEDLVIEGRIEGKIELRNNSVIVGKSGHVKADVHGRTITVMGEIEGNLYGQEQISLRQASTVRGNLVAPRVILEDGCNFKGGIDMSSNGTGDKAKPLAG; from the coding sequence ATGATCTGGAAAAAACCTGAAGCTGATGAGGTGCCGGTCCAACCGTTGGCTCAACCGCTCCCCCCGCCCCTTCCCCCGCCTAAACCGCAGGTCCAGCCCGCACCAAAACGAGAGCAGGCGCTAATCGGTCCTTCGATCGAACTCAAGGGCACGCTCTCAGGCGGCGAAGACCTGGTCATCGAGGGACGGATCGAAGGCAAAATCGAATTGCGCAATAACAGTGTCATCGTCGGCAAGAGCGGGCACGTCAAAGCAGATGTTCATGGCCGCACCATCACGGTCATGGGCGAAATCGAGGGGAATCTTTACGGTCAGGAGCAGATCTCTTTGCGCCAGGCAAGCACAGTGCGCGGCAATCTGGTCGCGCCGCGCGTCATCCTGGAGGATGGCTGCAACTTCAAGGGCGGGATTGACATGAGTTCCAACGGCACCGGTGACAAGGCCAAGCCGCTGGCAGGCTGA
- a CDS encoding VWA domain-containing protein, translating into MNPSNRHRKWFIPALLLSSTLYLIPRLINSQAQQAPAGQKPAQAGRAIRVGVGLVQTDVMVFDRQGRFVSDLKPEQFELRVDDKPQPISFLELVYTGSPHDQEIWAKAEGKPVPVTPQPVVSSSDAGRTILFFVDDWHLSADSVIRSRAAMAKLIDTSMGVRDRAAIFAASGQLGFLQQLTDNKAVLHAALERFNFQSAGVQDLEYPPMTEGQAVLIEQNEPDVIEYFVLEVLKVTRNRAEAIERIRARAASLAHTSAAVAERTLSALRDAVRACAALPGRKLIFFLSDGFVLQPQRSDIGHRLQEMTDAAARVGIVIYSLDTRGLVVGLPDATRKRAPDTRGYLAHSGYNEVLPQQDALNALASDTGGRFLKNTNALDAALTTALAEVSRYYLLGWYVDPDTLQPGKYKRIQVAVKDRPDLKVRLRQGRADLSQIVSRAPNKAVEPVPAGTDRIKALTQALEGPFPLDGLPVSLQAGYIYQPGKGYVLSMAYQIDANGGDLYGDNQGVRIDVMGVVGNQKGVGISSFSESLSLPGAPAGQSGPGDKVLAHRRLILLEPGIYQVRVAARDPRSGRLGSVWEWIDLPWITAGKLALSSIFLQDQSVPGREPALTMETLARAPFSIGRSFSVNARVAFFLNIYNGAGVQIQARIYRGNQVAAQSPPRPVPAAQGEITREPVTFSDELALDGLPPGAYTLEVTATDRPGKATASQRVAFWIQ; encoded by the coding sequence ATGAATCCAAGCAACCGGCACCGCAAGTGGTTCATCCCGGCCCTGCTTCTCTCGTCCACACTGTACCTGATTCCCCGGCTCATCAATTCCCAGGCTCAACAGGCCCCGGCGGGACAGAAACCGGCCCAGGCCGGCCGCGCGATCCGTGTCGGCGTGGGGCTGGTTCAGACCGACGTGATGGTTTTCGACCGCCAGGGGCGGTTTGTCAGCGACCTCAAGCCCGAGCAGTTCGAGCTGCGCGTCGATGACAAGCCGCAGCCGATATCGTTCCTGGAACTGGTCTACACCGGGAGCCCGCACGACCAGGAGATATGGGCAAAAGCCGAGGGCAAACCGGTTCCCGTAACGCCCCAGCCCGTCGTGAGCAGCTCCGATGCCGGGCGCACGATCCTGTTTTTCGTCGATGACTGGCATTTGTCTGCTGATAGCGTCATCCGGTCGCGAGCGGCGATGGCGAAGCTGATCGATACCTCGATGGGGGTCCGCGACCGGGCCGCCATTTTTGCCGCATCAGGGCAGCTCGGCTTTCTGCAGCAACTGACCGACAACAAGGCAGTTCTGCACGCTGCTCTTGAACGGTTCAACTTCCAATCTGCAGGCGTGCAGGATCTAGAATACCCGCCCATGACCGAAGGGCAGGCGGTCTTGATAGAACAAAACGAACCCGACGTGATTGAATACTTCGTGCTGGAGGTATTGAAGGTTACTCGAAATCGCGCAGAGGCAATTGAGAGAATCCGCGCCCGGGCAGCCAGCCTTGCTCACACATCCGCAGCGGTTGCGGAGCGGACGCTCTCGGCCCTGCGCGATGCCGTGCGCGCGTGCGCGGCCCTGCCGGGCCGCAAGCTGATATTCTTCTTGTCCGACGGCTTCGTTCTTCAGCCCCAACGGAGCGATATCGGTCATCGACTGCAGGAGATGACCGATGCCGCGGCGCGCGTCGGGATCGTCATTTACAGCCTGGATACACGGGGCCTCGTGGTCGGCCTTCCCGATGCGACCCGAAAGAGAGCCCCGGACACCCGGGGATACCTGGCGCACAGCGGTTACAACGAGGTCTTACCGCAGCAAGACGCGCTGAACGCACTGGCTTCGGACACCGGCGGGCGTTTTCTGAAAAACACCAATGCGCTGGACGCGGCATTGACTACGGCGCTTGCTGAAGTCTCGCGCTACTATCTTCTGGGTTGGTACGTCGACCCGGACACTTTGCAGCCGGGCAAATACAAGCGCATCCAGGTCGCGGTCAAAGACCGACCGGACCTCAAAGTGCGCCTGCGCCAGGGAAGGGCCGATCTTTCCCAGATCGTTTCCAGGGCGCCGAACAAGGCTGTCGAGCCGGTGCCGGCCGGGACGGACCGTATCAAGGCTCTGACCCAGGCGCTCGAAGGGCCTTTTCCCCTCGACGGCCTGCCGGTTTCCCTCCAGGCGGGTTACATCTACCAGCCCGGCAAGGGATACGTCCTCTCCATGGCCTATCAGATCGATGCCAATGGCGGCGACTTGTACGGGGATAATCAAGGAGTCCGGATCGATGTCATGGGTGTGGTAGGAAACCAGAAGGGAGTTGGCATAAGCAGCTTCAGCGAGAGCCTGTCGCTCCCCGGCGCCCCGGCAGGACAGTCCGGGCCAGGGGACAAGGTCCTGGCCCACCGCAGGCTGATTCTCCTCGAACCAGGAATTTACCAGGTGCGCGTCGCCGCGCGCGATCCGAGAAGCGGTCGTCTCGGCAGCGTCTGGGAGTGGATTGACCTGCCATGGATCACGGCCGGGAAGCTCGCGCTGAGCAGCATATTTCTGCAGGATCAGTCGGTGCCGGGAAGGGAACCGGCGCTTACGATGGAAACTCTTGCCCGGGCTCCATTCAGCATCGGGCGCAGTTTCTCCGTCAATGCTCGCGTCGCGTTCTTCCTGAACATCTACAACGGCGCCGGCGTTCAGATCCAGGCAAGGATCTACCGGGGAAATCAGGTCGCGGCGCAATCGCCGCCCCGGCCTGTGCCGGCTGCGCAAGGCGAGATCACTCGGGAACCGGTTACATTCAGCGACGAACTGGCACTCGATGGTCTCCCGCCCGGCGCCTATACGCTCGAGGTCACCGCTACCGATCGACCGGGGAAAGCGACTGCATCACAGCGAGTCGCATTCTGGATCCAGTAA
- a CDS encoding energy transducer TonB — translation MTTNLRVMPRRVREWAAGPAMQASLFYGNTDDVAPGVLPDLWDLLRHPWRSFREERRAPRTRASLFHYLAPSEKAAPLDWKGLLEDLATGYRFALFIPSLWSDHAELAEERAQLRTRRMEAGVASLAVHALIAGLAVFFAMYRPLEPPAQQKDQVVFINTPMHLPFAGDGRDGGGGGGGGKREKLPPSGGRLPEAAPVQFMPADPGMPKPLVPSDDPLDAKASVQIPIDLPADLSLPIGDITAPMAGPTSSGPGPGGGSGTGEGTGYGPGKGPGAGPGEDGGYGRGRHGGIGPGDGPNISGDGLTLPEAILKPTPLYSEEARKARTEGLVVLQVTILADGTVAGIEVIKSLGHGLDESTISTIANKWKFKPARYRGVPIDFRALIEVTFRLY, via the coding sequence ATGACGACCAACCTTCGAGTCATGCCGAGGCGGGTGCGGGAATGGGCCGCGGGCCCGGCGATGCAGGCCTCGCTGTTCTATGGCAACACGGATGACGTTGCGCCCGGCGTGTTGCCGGACCTCTGGGACCTGTTGCGCCACCCGTGGCGGTCTTTCCGCGAAGAACGGCGGGCTCCGCGCACGCGCGCCTCGCTGTTCCATTACCTCGCGCCGTCCGAAAAAGCTGCGCCTCTCGATTGGAAAGGGCTGCTCGAGGATCTCGCCACCGGATACCGGTTCGCGCTGTTCATCCCCTCGCTCTGGTCGGATCACGCGGAACTGGCGGAGGAACGGGCACAGTTGCGCACACGGAGAATGGAGGCCGGCGTCGCCTCGCTGGCCGTTCATGCCCTGATTGCAGGCCTTGCCGTCTTTTTTGCCATGTACCGCCCGCTCGAACCACCGGCGCAGCAGAAGGACCAGGTCGTGTTCATCAACACGCCGATGCATCTGCCCTTTGCCGGAGATGGTCGTGACGGTGGTGGCGGCGGAGGCGGCGGCAAGCGCGAAAAGCTTCCCCCTTCGGGAGGCCGCCTGCCAGAAGCCGCACCCGTGCAGTTCATGCCTGCGGATCCCGGGATGCCGAAGCCGCTCGTGCCGTCGGACGATCCCCTGGATGCGAAGGCCAGCGTTCAGATTCCCATCGATCTTCCTGCTGATTTATCCCTTCCCATCGGCGACATCACGGCACCCATGGCCGGCCCGACTTCCTCCGGCCCCGGCCCCGGCGGCGGCAGCGGGACCGGAGAGGGAACCGGGTACGGCCCCGGGAAAGGACCGGGCGCAGGCCCCGGTGAGGATGGTGGCTATGGCAGGGGACGTCATGGGGGAATAGGCCCCGGCGACGGACCCAATATTTCGGGTGACGGCTTGACCCTGCCCGAGGCCATCCTGAAGCCGACCCCTCTATATTCAGAGGAGGCACGCAAAGCCCGGACCGAGGGATTGGTCGTGCTTCAGGTCACGATCCTCGCCGACGGAACCGTCGCCGGGATCGAGGTCATTAAGAGCCTGGGCCACGGCCTGGATGAATCCACCATCAGCACCATCGCGAACAAGTGGAAATTCAAACCCGCCCGCTATCGCGGTGTCCCGATCGACTTCCGAGCCCTCATCGAAGTGACCTTCCGCCTGTACTGA
- a CDS encoding VWA domain-containing protein: MRARSKFLRCLPQALLFLLPCLTTAVFPQAKKTEAGQKPSDHTIRVDVGLVQTDVMVFDRQGRFVPDLKLDQFELRVDGKVQPISFIEQVSAGSTHDEEVWAKAEGKPVPAPPQPGEGSRNPGRILLFYLDDWHLSADSVIRSRVALANLLNTSTGPRDRVGIFTATGQLGPVQQLTGDKTAVLAALEKFNFQSAGVADLEYPPMTEAQAVLIEQNDADVINYFAKAIAPLIGDRYMSGSMGGINDDRDLAKAKEIARKRAAGLAQQSAAYAERSLAALRNLFRSTEDLPGRKLVFLLSDGFVLQPQRGDIVARIREVTDAAARTGFVVYTLDARGLVVGLPDATRKRAPDSKGELAHSGVNEVSSAQDALNALAADTGGRFLKNTNALDAALITTLEEISRYYLLAWSIDQEKLKPGKYSTIRASVKGRPDLSVRMRQGWLDLSRLVSKKQENR; this comes from the coding sequence ATGCGCGCGCGCAGTAAATTCTTACGGTGCCTGCCACAAGCGCTTCTCTTCCTGTTGCCGTGTCTTACTACCGCCGTCTTTCCTCAGGCCAAAAAGACTGAAGCGGGACAGAAGCCTTCTGATCACACCATTCGTGTGGACGTGGGGCTGGTTCAGACAGACGTGATGGTTTTTGACCGCCAGGGTCGCTTCGTGCCCGATCTTAAGCTCGATCAGTTTGAATTGCGGGTCGACGGCAAAGTGCAGCCGATCTCATTTATCGAACAGGTGTCTGCGGGGAGCACTCACGATGAGGAGGTCTGGGCGAAGGCGGAGGGGAAGCCGGTTCCTGCCCCGCCGCAGCCGGGTGAAGGCAGTCGCAATCCCGGGCGCATCCTGTTGTTTTATCTGGACGACTGGCACCTGTCGGCGGACAGCGTCATCCGGTCGAGGGTGGCGCTGGCCAATCTCCTCAACACTTCCACAGGGCCCAGGGACCGGGTCGGCATATTCACGGCCACCGGACAGCTCGGTCCCGTGCAGCAGCTCACGGGAGACAAGACTGCCGTGCTGGCTGCGCTGGAAAAGTTCAACTTTCAGAGTGCCGGTGTCGCGGACCTCGAATATCCGCCGATGACCGAGGCGCAGGCTGTTTTGATCGAGCAAAACGATGCGGACGTCATCAACTACTTCGCGAAAGCCATCGCGCCGCTGATCGGCGACCGCTATATGTCGGGATCCATGGGTGGCATCAATGACGATCGCGATCTGGCCAAGGCCAAGGAGATCGCGCGCAAGCGAGCCGCCGGCCTGGCCCAGCAGTCCGCCGCCTATGCGGAACGGTCGCTGGCAGCCCTGAGGAACCTGTTCCGCTCGACCGAGGACCTGCCCGGGCGTAAGCTGGTGTTCCTGCTGTCCGATGGATTTGTTCTGCAACCGCAGCGCGGCGACATTGTCGCCCGGATCCGGGAAGTCACGGATGCCGCGGCGCGCACGGGATTCGTGGTCTATACCCTGGACGCGCGCGGCCTGGTAGTGGGCCTTCCCGATGCGACGCGGAAGCGGGCGCCGGACTCCAAGGGGGAACTGGCGCACAGCGGTGTCAACGAAGTGAGCTCGGCGCAGGACGCGCTCAACGCGCTGGCGGCCGACACCGGGGGCCGCTTTCTGAAGAACACCAATGCGCTGGACGCGGCCCTGATCACCACGCTGGAGGAAATCTCCCGTTACTATTTGCTGGCCTGGTCCATCGATCAGGAAAAGCTGAAGCCGGGCAAATACAGCACCATCCGCGCAAGCGTGAAGGGGCGCCCCGACCTTTCGGTGCGCATGCGCCAGGGCTGGCTCGACCTATCCCGCCTCGTGTCCAAAAAGCAGGAAAACCGGTGA
- a CDS encoding TonB family protein, with product MKHISNPAIPFLLLAVAAMTQFSLSAPAPLPAELGTWWRDSEVVRGLQLRESQIKQIDQAFLSHRSDLNNLAAELQRQEAILQSLIDTSRLDAKKAAAQIDQVVTARARLEKEKTMMALDIRLAVSFDQWRKLQEMQRSQANAAPAPAAAKPAPKADGSVSISEEPIYQIGGPVTDPVPVQRPTPAFTAQARERKVEGSVLLAVVIGKDGAVRNVKVLRGLGYGLDESAADTVTKRWLFKPSTLNGQPVSVQAMIEVTFHLYQQ from the coding sequence ATGAAACACATTTCGAATCCAGCCATCCCATTTCTGCTTCTTGCCGTAGCAGCGATGACGCAGTTTTCGCTGTCAGCCCCGGCTCCTCTGCCGGCGGAACTGGGGACGTGGTGGAGGGACTCGGAGGTCGTGCGCGGGTTGCAGCTGCGCGAGAGCCAGATCAAGCAGATCGACCAGGCATTTTTGAGTCATCGGTCGGATCTCAACAATCTGGCCGCCGAATTGCAGAGACAGGAAGCCATCCTGCAGTCGCTCATCGATACCAGCCGCCTCGATGCCAAGAAGGCTGCGGCCCAGATCGATCAGGTCGTGACCGCGCGCGCCCGGCTGGAAAAAGAGAAGACGATGATGGCCCTCGACATCCGGCTGGCCGTCTCGTTCGACCAGTGGAGAAAGCTGCAGGAGATGCAGCGTAGCCAGGCCAATGCTGCCCCCGCGCCTGCTGCCGCGAAACCGGCTCCCAAGGCGGACGGCAGTGTTTCGATCTCGGAAGAACCCATCTATCAGATCGGCGGACCCGTCACCGATCCCGTGCCGGTCCAGCGGCCGACGCCCGCGTTTACCGCGCAAGCCCGGGAGAGGAAGGTCGAGGGGAGCGTTCTGCTGGCAGTAGTGATCGGCAAGGATGGCGCGGTTCGCAACGTCAAGGTCCTGCGCGGTCTCGGTTATGGCCTGGATGAATCGGCGGCCGATACCGTCACCAAACGGTGGCTATTCAAGCCCTCGACCCTCAACGGCCAACCCGTGTCGGTCCAGGCGATGATCGAGGTCACGTTTCACCTGTACCAGCAGTGA
- a CDS encoding sigma-70 family RNA polymerase sigma factor, with protein sequence MAETPLTRAGAVDFEALVHAHARFVFKVAYAVLRNAEDAEDVVQETFFRAYRSGEAGKVERMHPWLARIAWRLAVDRVRRKSGNRRKEQSTDLLQALPTRGPGAEERLLHGERLALLVRLLPALSRNLRETLQLSTVEGMTSAEVAEVLGIPESSVRNRLSRARKLLKEKLVALTEGSYGS encoded by the coding sequence TTGGCAGAAACGCCGCTGACACGCGCTGGGGCCGTCGACTTCGAGGCGCTGGTTCATGCGCATGCGCGTTTCGTCTTCAAGGTCGCCTACGCGGTATTGCGGAACGCTGAAGATGCGGAGGATGTTGTCCAGGAAACCTTCTTCCGGGCCTACCGGTCCGGGGAAGCGGGCAAGGTCGAACGGATGCACCCCTGGCTGGCGCGCATCGCCTGGCGCCTGGCGGTCGACCGGGTCCGCAGGAAATCAGGAAACCGGCGCAAGGAGCAATCCACGGACTTGCTTCAAGCGCTACCGACGCGCGGACCGGGGGCCGAGGAAAGGCTGCTCCACGGGGAAAGGCTCGCGTTACTCGTGCGCCTCCTGCCCGCACTGTCTCGGAATCTCCGGGAAACACTTCAGCTGTCTACGGTGGAAGGGATGACCTCCGCCGAAGTTGCCGAGGTGCTGGGCATCCCGGAATCCTCGGTCCGGAACCGACTATCCCGGGCGCGGAAACTCCTGAAGGAAAAACTCGTGGCCCTGACGGAGGGCAGCTATGGATCGTAA
- a CDS encoding prephenate dehydrogenase/arogenate dehydrogenase family protein encodes MSDVFERVAIVGVGLIGGSLGIALKQAAPHVDIRGVGRDSLRLERARHLGAVDSFTTDLTGSLEDRDLVILASPVEHILQALDVLGDHLGPGTVVTDVGSTKLRICRKAWSRLPQSVQFIGGHPIAGREIAGVENSLPTLFHNAPYVLCPPADVRAENLARLRRLVEQLGARPLIMAPDKHDRTLAWLSHLPQLLSTALANVCQQQPIETAGSGLRDMTRLAISPYSVWRAVLDTNQDNIDLALQSIINHLQQLRRKLQVGDLADEFASAATFAQKLRGSS; translated from the coding sequence ATGTCCGATGTTTTCGAAAGAGTCGCTATCGTAGGGGTTGGTTTGATCGGCGGATCTCTGGGGATAGCTCTGAAGCAAGCCGCTCCGCATGTCGACATCCGCGGGGTGGGGCGCGATTCGCTGCGTCTCGAGAGGGCACGGCACCTCGGTGCCGTCGATAGCTTCACCACCGACCTTACCGGTTCGCTGGAAGATCGGGATCTGGTAATTCTGGCGTCGCCCGTGGAGCACATCCTGCAGGCGCTTGACGTGTTGGGCGACCATCTGGGCCCGGGCACGGTCGTGACCGACGTCGGCAGCACCAAACTCCGGATCTGCCGCAAAGCATGGAGCCGTCTCCCGCAGTCGGTGCAGTTCATCGGCGGCCACCCGATCGCGGGGAGGGAAATCGCTGGCGTGGAAAACAGCCTTCCGACGCTCTTCCACAACGCTCCCTACGTCCTGTGCCCGCCGGCGGACGTGCGTGCCGAAAATCTGGCAAGGCTCCGACGGTTGGTCGAACAACTGGGCGCCCGCCCGCTGATTATGGCACCGGACAAGCATGACCGCACGCTCGCCTGGCTGAGCCACTTGCCTCAGCTTCTTTCCACTGCTCTCGCGAACGTCTGTCAACAACAGCCGATCGAGACAGCCGGAAGCGGACTGCGGGACATGACCCGCCTTGCCATCAGTCCTTATTCCGTGTGGAGGGCGGTCCTCGATACCAACCAGGACAATATCGACCTCGCCCTGCAATCCATCATCAACCACCTGCAGCAGCTTCGCCGGAAGCTGCAAGTGGGTGACCTCGCGGACGAGTTTGCTAGCGCCGCTACCTTCGCCCAAAAGCTCCGGGGAAGCTCTTAA
- the trpA gene encoding tryptophan synthase subunit alpha, with translation MGRAIARTFEQLKQGGRKAFIPFITAGDPDLETTIGLVPELERAGAHIVELGIPFSDPVADGPTIQRSSERALRHGYRLADYLEAVGTIRRQTGLPLVLFSYFNPILQYGLENLARDARAAGVDGVLVTDITPEEGDDYCACLGRHELDPIFLVAPTSGPRRIGRIVDSCRGFVYVVSRAGVTGARDALSDSILPTLARVRERTQLPVAVGFGISRPEQVQAVWEVADGAVVGSAIVAQVEKNAGAPDLPAQVGAFCRWLIAPAVGRTIQRDP, from the coding sequence ATGGGTCGCGCGATAGCAAGAACCTTTGAGCAACTGAAGCAGGGGGGACGGAAGGCGTTCATTCCGTTCATTACGGCAGGCGATCCGGACCTCGAGACCACGATCGGGCTGGTTCCCGAACTCGAGCGCGCCGGCGCGCACATCGTGGAACTGGGGATTCCGTTCTCCGATCCGGTCGCCGATGGCCCTACCATTCAGCGCTCGTCCGAGCGGGCCCTGCGCCACGGCTACCGGCTTGCTGATTATCTTGAAGCTGTCGGGACGATCCGGCGGCAGACCGGCCTGCCGCTGGTATTGTTCAGCTACTTCAATCCGATCCTCCAGTATGGCCTGGAAAACCTGGCGCGCGACGCCCGCGCCGCAGGGGTGGACGGGGTCCTGGTGACCGACATCACGCCCGAGGAAGGGGATGACTACTGTGCCTGCCTCGGCCGCCATGAGCTCGATCCAATCTTCCTGGTCGCTCCCACCAGCGGTCCGAGGAGGATCGGCCGGATTGTCGACAGCTGCCGCGGGTTTGTCTATGTGGTATCACGTGCGGGCGTGACTGGTGCCCGGGATGCGCTTTCAGATTCCATCCTCCCTACGCTGGCCCGTGTGCGCGAGCGGACTCAGCTTCCTGTCGCCGTCGGTTTCGGCATCTCGCGGCCAGAGCAAGTCCAGGCGGTGTGGGAGGTAGCCGATGGCGCCGTGGTCGGCAGCGCAATCGTGGCCCAGGTGGAGAAAAACGCGGGCGCACCCGATCTTCCGGCGCAGGTGGGTGCCTTCTGCCGCTGGTTGATCGCCCCTGCCGTCGGCCGTACCATCCAACGAGACCCATGA